TCTTCCTAAATATCCTTGTTGCCACCTTTTTCCTACTTTAGGGCACTCCTTAATATCTAACTAAACTCAACACTGGCCCAACTAGAGGAATACAGCATAGACACAGGCTTtttagcccaacttgtccatgctgatcacacTTATTAAACTGagctagtcccatgttcctgcatttggcccatatccctctaaacctttcctatccatgtacctgtccaaatatcttttaaatgttgtaattgtacctggaaccatcacttcctctggcagctttcaAAGTAGTGCCCGTTACTGATGCTGACATGGCCTGAGGTTAGGACTCAGAAATGATCATGGGCTGAATAGGAAAGGAAAAGCATTCTCATCTTCCACTCTTTTACAGTATGGAATTATTTCATAAATCCAAAGACCTCAATCAGTTCATCCATCTCTTTTACTATATAAAGAAATAATAGGCCAGAGAGCCAAACACTGATTTCAGGCACACTTAATCCCATTTTAAGGCATTCTTGACAATCTGACAGTATCTTTAAATTATAAAGTCGACACTGGGTCATGAGGGAGGGATCAACATTTCACCAAAAAGCCAGATATTGATCTTTTTTAACAAGTAGAAAATAATGAAGCATAGGGATTTGAGGTGGGAGCCACAGAGAATGGTTTTGAGGTGGCTGAGTAGTCTTCTATCATTGAAAGAGGTGGTGGGGCAGATGTAAATCAAGGCATGAGCCAGAAAACTGAATCACGATGAAGGGAATGTAGAGGTTGCAGAAATAAAATGGATGGAGTCATTGTAAACCAGCAATGTTAGTGATTGGTTAAGTGAGCAATGATGGATAAGGACTACATTGAACTTAAGCAAAGTTGAAGTTTGTACAAGCACTGACAGCGTTAAAGACTGGGCTCCATCTGAATTGTCCTATGCAATTCTGTTATATTGTGTATCCCAATATATACATTGTTCACTTCACCCAAAATCATATGAACATGGCAAATGAAAGAACAACGAGTACTGTAGTCAGGCAAGAAAAGTTCAGGTTAAAGATAATACAACTGTATGAGAGATTTGGTATTGGTTAGTTGAATGACTCAAATGAATTATGTTAGAAAAAAAGGGATAACACCTCACTACTTGATCAAAGTTAAACCATGTGACTTGGGACAAGGGAGTTTTAATGCAGAGTAGAGTAGAAGAAAGATCAAAGGAGTTATTTTGAAGTTTAGAAGGAGATGAAtatggtttgggagatgatggcATATTTAAGAACCTTAGAATAGAAAAGCTGGTGAGAAATGAGTTTGTAGTTGGCAAGACCTTGGTAAGATTTGACTTCGATTTTTTGAGTAGGGTGATACAAcagtaattttaaaaaggaaaatgtcTAAGCAAAGGTGTTCTTAACCATATCAAAGAGGAGGAAGGGTTCTGCTGTCAGAGGTTTGGCAACAGGCAATCCAGGTAGCAAATGGGTCAGACTTTGGATAAAAGTGAACGAGGACTGAATAAACAACGTTTTGTGAAATAGTACCACCTTGTATACCACAGAAACTTTCAATCTTGAGCTCTGAATTACAGCTGATATGCAAATGAAAAACATCCTTAATCCCTAGCTTTATGGAATAACCCACCAACACCATCTCCTCTTCTAAGGCAGTTTCCAAAATAAACAGTATCCATTTGATACAATCGTATGCAAAATGTGGAAGGTGAAAAGCGCTCTACACGATCACTCCCTATGTCTGGTGATACTTAATGAAGAGATTCTAATTCTACAAACAGACCATTTAAATAGAAATGATCAGTAATGGGCTtcactggtggcacagtggttagcactgctgcctcacagcaccagggacctgggttcaattcccgcctcaggtgactgactgtgtggagtttgcacgttctccccgtgtctgtgtgggtttcctccgggtgctccggtttcctcccacagtccaaaggtgtgcgggtcaggtgaattggccatgctaaattgcccgtagtgttaggtaaggggtatatgtaggggtatgggtgggttgcgcttcggcgggttggtgtggacttgttgggccgaagggcctgtttccacactgtaagtaatctaatctaatcttaaaaaaaaaactactgaGGACAGCAATGTGCAGGCGATATTATGTACTGACCTAACTATAGCATACTGTACCTTGACTCTATGCTAGTATAAAATTATTCAGAACACACTATATTTGGAGTTTAAGGAATGTCATTTTATGAAATGCAATCTCCAGTCAATAAAGCATAATGGAATTAAACTGCTTTAAAGTCTTTCTATCGCCAATGACTGTAGCCATTCATTAGTTCCATTTATACTGAAGATGATTAGATTTGGACTAATGGGATGCTAATCAAGGGGGCTGACTCTGTGGACTTAATATACATAATGGAAACAGTTAAAATCAACAGTATCATTTAACTGGTTTAAATGCAACACACACACTGCTGAGCAAGATGAAGAACATGGTTCTGCACTGGATTGTCAATATACAGAACAAACACACAATAGATAGCAATCCCTGAATTCCAAGGGTTCTATATAATGGGATGTAGAGGGATTATAATCCATGATTTCACAAGTGCCAACAATTACAACTATATGAATCAGGCCTGAAGCCTTAACAAGGAATTACCCCACCGCCCTGtagccgaccacttcaactccccctcccactccgccaaagacatgGAAGTCCtgatcctcctccactgccaaatcctagccacccaatgcctcatcttcctcttAGGTACCCATCCAATCACATGGCATCAACtctaatttcaccagtttcctcatctcccctccccccacctcatctcagatccaaccctccaactcagcactgacctcttgaACTTCTCCCATCTTTTCAGACCAtctcccttcctacctatccgacctatcaccatcacccaccaCCTGTATCCACCCATCggcttcccagctacctcccccacccctgccaacacccttcctatttatctgtcagccccttTGGGAccccgacattcctgatgaaggacttaggcccaaaacatcgactctcctgctcctcagatgctgcctgacctgctgtacctttgcagcaccacacacactctgatctccagcatctgcagtcctcagtttctccagctaATTATGCCTGCCTTCTGAGTAGCACAGGAGGCATAAGAGAGATTAGCTTCAACCAAGAATATCCCAATTAATATCATAGAAAGCTCTCTCATATACAACTTTTATTGGCCAGATAAACTTCCACTTAATCATACATTTTACCATGTGCCCTTCAAACAGTAAAATCAATACTGATCAGATGGATCACATGTTGGGAGATGTGAAATCAACCATAGCTTGTTGCTGCTCATCATTTTGGGTCTTTGTTTTTAAACAATCTCCTAATATAGGTCAAGAAAGAAAAAGTAaatagcaacaaaaacagaaattgctggaaaacctcagcaggtctggcagcatctgtggagaggaatcagagttaacatatcaggtccagtgacccttcacatCTTAACGTAAGTAGCATACCTATATAcaacaaatatttcaaaacaagCTGTCTAAACTGTCCTCACATAAATTCAGTACAGCTACGGCACCCAATTAAAAATGACCTAGCAAAAGCCACTGATTTCTACAACTGTGACATCATTTGCTGCCAGGTTTTCCAGAAGGCCCGGAGGAGTTGATAGGCTGAATAGATTTTACTGATAAAATATGGCCTAGATATGGTGCACCAAATTTCAGGTGATTTCATACAACATCCAAATGAACTTTTTTATGGGTTTTTGAAAAGTGTACATCTGAATAAAACATTTAGATATTGAATGATGTGGTGCATTAGAGCTGTCATACAACTCCATTTTTCTGATTGTAAATTATAacgttaaaacatttaaaaaggaagaaacCTTCCAGATTAGAATGTTCAGAGCTCACTCAATGCCAAGCATGAAACAGCTGAATGAATATGAAAGAGAAGCTGAAGTATTTTGGAACGAATGAGGCTTTCTCTATTAACAATTGTTTAATTTGTTCATGTTTCTGTGCTCAGAAATTCATTCAAAACAGTCAGGATGTGAgaaatgatggtaacaccatgtTTATTTTAATTCCGACAGAGCGTGGTGGTTGCCTCCTTACTGTTTTTACACAAAACAAAAAGTTTGAGAGGTTACTTCAGAAAGCACTGTCAACCATTGAGTGTCATCTTGCGTCACCAGTATTCAGTTCCAGAACATAAGCTCGCACAACACAGATGGGAGCCTTTCAGCATATTACTCCATAGTCAGCTCTTTGATTTATCTCATTGGCTCTACTGTCCAATATATTCACCATAGCTCTGCAAGGTTTTCCTCGTCAAGTATATATCTAGCCCCTTTTCAAAGTTACTGTTAAATCTGCTGTAACAGCCCTTCCAGGAGGTGCACTCTAGATCATAACAACTCGTTCTGTAAATAAAATTCACCTCATTCCCATGACAGGTTTCTATCCCATTAGGATATTAACAAACATGTGTTTTTCATGGCCCGGTACCATCCTATCGATTAACTGATATTTGAAGTCTCTGCGGTGAAATTTCAAGGGGGAGGCGATGACTATTAATCCatgagacccagataacgttttGGGGACCTGGATTGAATCCTTCCACAGCAAATGGTGTAATCtagattcaattttaaaaattctggaattaagtgtctaatgctAATCATGAACCAATTGTTGTCAGGAcaaacccaactggttcattaatgccctttagggaaggaaactgccacccttacttggtctgacctatatgtgatttcagacccacagcaatggggatgactcttaactgccctctggacaattagggactaggaataaatgctgcctagccggTGATGTCCTTATCGCATAAACgaataaagtaaaaaaaaatgtttgcgaATCATGGCAATATAGCACTTTAGCCATAGGTGTTTCTATGCTTCCTGCTGCTCATTACTTTAACTAACCCGAAACGTTCCATTCTGTTATTTCTGCCTTTGATTCCCTACTTTGGGCCTAGTGCAGGACTTGAGGAGATGCAGCACTggttttcaagatggcagcgatgGCAGGACAGCCTCTGTGGTTGGCATTGGTTAGCTGCAGCAACCCTGACTTGGTACTCCTGGTGGATTAATGGCCAGCGGTGGTtgcaacagctgcaacatggtaAGCCCGGCATGTTGCTCCTGGTGGCACAGCAATGGTGGACCTGGATTGGGACTCCTGGAATGGACTGTGATGGCAGGGTGTTTGTGGGCATAGACCCCATTGTAGAGACCCTCCACGCCCCTCTCCATGTCAAGTGGAGCACAAGGAAGGTAATACTTTTACTTGTATTTTAATTATATCTTAATATCTTTTGTAattcaaaatggcactggagCATGGTGACATGTTACACTTTTCACTAGTTATTTGTTAAACATAAGTGACGATAaataattcaattcagttcaactgAATGTAAGAAAGGTACCTCACTTTCCCCCTAACACACTGCATAGTTGGCTGCCTCAAACACTGGCAGTAGTAACTTAAAAAATCTGATCTGCTTTCCCAATTTTCCCTTCAGTTTCTGCTTTCCATGTTCATGTTTATCCCTTCTACTCCAGAAAGGTTTTGCTCAGCTTTTATCTTCCCATGAAGAGTCATTGGATTTCAAATATTGACAGATTTTccatccacagatgttgccaaacctgctaagCTTCTCCTggactttatttttgtttctgatttccagcatctgcagttctttgcttttatttatcTTACCATATACTTTTTAAGCTTTCTATTGCCTAACTGAGAtagtatattttttaaaagcaCGTCTTAACTCTTCCTGTCATCAACATATTGCTGCACGGTTCCACAAGCAGGATGCAGCTTCCAATTGCTCAGTAAACTGGCTATTCAAATAAAATACATGGAAAAGCAGATCTTTTGATCATATCCAATTCTGTCCTCACCCAACATGGAAAGGCTGCCTGAGTTGGCAGCAGCCAGAGCAGGTCACCTCAGCTTGAGTTCAGCACAGATTGGAGAAGCAGTCTCGAGGGGAGGCCAGGTGCTGTCTGCTTGAAGGACTTTAATACCaaacttttcatttctttattttctaatttattcctaagatcctgtacctaggtacctttgtacctaagatggtaccATAATGGTGACTTTGTCAACTTTTCACTgcgaatacatgtgacaataaacctaattctaacttGCACACATGGATATTTTCCAGGAAGAGGGAAACAATTGCATTTCTTTTCCCCTCTTCCCGAGCCATTTGTCATGAAGTGCAATTATAGGAGTCCTATCTCTGAGGCATGAAGATCAGGTAGCTTCATATAGATCTAGATTTTGGGAATCATCATAGTCTGTGTAGCTTAATTCCAGAGTAGCCAGTTGGTTTAACATTGTGGCTTGAGACAtattgatggagtgctgcactgctggaggTTTATCTTTTATATGAAACTTTAAAACAAGAAATTAACATTGTGTCCAGGATATAAAAGAGcccatggcactatttcaaagaatagAACTCGAGTTATCCTTGGTGTCCTGGCCATATCTGGTCATTGTCACATTACTGTGTGCAAATGGGCTGTCAGGTTTCTTACATTTCAACAAATTACTTGATTGACTGTAAAGGTTTGAGAAGTTCAGTGATCAAAAAGGACATTGTATAACTGCATTTTCTTTTAACACACTTCAGTGGAAATAGAGCATGGGGATAAATGGAGAAAGGAAATGAGAGAGGGGGGCAATCCTTGATtcatatattttaaattaataagttaaaaaatcaaataaatcTTTTTGCAGGATTGTAAACAATATATTTTACATCATAATGCTCATAACTTTTCTCTTTTCACATGTGCTCGTATTTACATATCAACAAAGACCATAAAACACCAGCCCAGTCCTCCAACTAGCAGCATGGTCACATGGATCCCATAGATAAAGAGTTCATTGATCGTGTTGAAATCAACACGCCTGCGCCCCAGCAACAGGAGCACTATGGACAGCTTGTACTGAAAGCGCAGAGAAACACGAATGGAGAAGTACTGGATACAGAACAGGATGGACAGTGCCACCCACAGCATGGACGTAAAGAGACTGCAACTGAAATACAGCAGGAAGCGGACAAAGCCATACATCCACCGCGATTTCAAGTAAAGGTCAAAGTTGTTGTACTTGGTCCGGACAAGATGAGTGGTCCGTACGGGGCCGCATGCCGAGTGCAAGCATGTAGTGTGGGGGCCATGGAAAGAACGCACCCGGCGGGGGATTGGGATTACAGGCATCAAGGCAAGTTGTTACAATGTCCCCTCGTTGATTGGAGCCCCAGGAAAAGTGACTTTGCTAAAAGGAAACAAATCATCGTCTGTTACTGGTCAACAGCCTCCCACTGGTTTCCTGTGTAGCTGAAGTCTATGATCTGCCATGTCTCTTCTGAAGACAATCCCTGCAAGAGAAAAAAAGATCAAATCATAGAAAGAAAACATATAAATGAAGCATTCTTTAGTTCTACTGCAAGGTTTCCCACCATTCTCCTCATTTAATGTTTCATCCCTCTTGAAGATGTAGAGTTATATAATGGACAGGAGCAGCAGATCACTCATCATGGGGAGGTGGTGGCACACTGCAATGTCACTGTACTAGTAATTCAGTGTAcagtgttctggggacatgggtccCAATCTTATCAATGTCGCTATTGAAACCTgaatatggaatttaaaaaagcTTGTCTAATAGCAACCATGTTACCAATTTTGACTGcagtaaaaacccatctgtttcacttcTGTCCTTGAGAAAGGAATTCTGTCATCCTCCCCTGcctgtgacttcagacccacagcaacatggtggactcttaactgccctctgagcaattagggatgggcaataaaagctgaccaagccagcaacacccaaaaATATTGGATGCCCACAAAGGGGCAAGCCTTTCTATCCAGGTGTACCAATGCTAATCAAGAGCAGCCATTTCACACACACCTGTAACCCTCCACCATTATTGATCAGCCTTGTGAAACTGAATCAAAATTAAGAGTCAGCAATTTAACAGGATGGAAATAAAACAATTAAGAGTCTACCTACATTTTAATATCCACTTGCTTATAAAGGGATCTACATAATCAGTGTGAAAGATTTTGAGTTATCATTCACAGTTAATACTAAAGCTAGCCTTGACTGAGATTTTAATTCTTTGGAAACTTGGCACATTTGGTGCCCTAACAGTCCTCTTCtgtaacctgtccaggtcactgcctctgattatcttattagAGCTAACTGTCCACCAAAACATAAATTAGAATAATTATTTCCAACGAGCTGATGTTTAAAATGGGTTTCTGAAGGCGAATCTCCCTCTTTCAGGCATGTAGTTTCTTAAGTATTTCACCAATCATGATCTCTCTCCACATTGCACCAGCAGATTTATTTTTCCGAtagctattagattagattccctacagttaaaacaggccctttgccccaaccagtccacactgacctgtttccctctgactaatgcacctaacactatggacaacttagcatggccaattcaccctaacctgcatatctttggaccgtgggaggaaaccggagtacccggaggaaacccacgcagacacggggagaatacgcaaactccatacagacggtCGCCCAATCAAATGCTATTTTATGGGTTATACACAGCTGACCTTTTTCTTTATAAAAAAGACAAATTTTGGAACAATCTGTTAGGGATAGAGACAAGGAAAGTAGTGTATCATTCCAGCAACAATCCTGTAAATTTGAACTGCATCCCTTATTTCCTTCTATCTTCAATATTGCAATAATTTATAATGGGGCATATAATTTTTTGTTAAATATAACTTGTTTTAAAATCTGGTCCTCAGCTGTGCTACTGGGTTCACAATTTCTATTCTTGCTGTTCATTTCTGGCAAATTCATTTTTAAGACAAAGGAGATACCTGAACCCAGGAGACTGGCAATGTGAGAGGACAAGGGAAACCAAAAAAATAGAGATTAGAGACAATATCATCGAACACaggcacagagacaggccatttggctcaaccaATCCATTGCTGATGTCCACTCGAGCCACCTCCCATCTTTCTTTCTCTAAATTTATCCAGACAATCATCTATTCCTTCTCCCTCATTAGCTTGTCAAGATTCCCCTCAAATGCTTCCACACATTTTAGTTCAATACTGTGGTGGCAAGTTCTAAAGGATTAGTAATAGTTTACATTCATACAGCAGTTTTGAAACACAGCCAAGCATCCCAAATGCAGAACAAAGCAACCCAGTTGATTGGCATCTcaaccacaaacattcactccctccaccactaacatAGTGAATAGTAAACACCGCTGCTACcaagatgcatggcagaaattcaccaaggcttctttggTGGCAcactactatctagaaggacaacgaTAGCAAATGTATGGAAACAAAaccatttgcaagttcctctcTGAGCCACTTCTCATCGtttcttggaaatatattgccattccttccacccagtgttgttgggtcaaaaccttggaactctacctaagagcattgtgggtgacAGCAATTCAAGATAGCTCACCATAACCTTCTGAACAGCacccagggttgggcaataatTTCTGGACCAGCCAGTGAAACTcaggaataaataaaaagaaagctGCAGAGttaggaggaggaggaatttggATCGAGGAATTGGGAGATGTTGGAGTTGCCCATGGCTGAAGAGAATTGTTGGTTGAGGCAACAGTTTCCACAGTCAGAAACATGGCCTTCATGCTCCTGACAACCAGACAAGATAATGAAGTTTTTCATAGAAATCTTAGCAGGAAAGAGAAAACTTGCTGTTTAGTCAAGTATAGAAGGGaa
This DNA window, taken from Hemiscyllium ocellatum isolate sHemOce1 chromosome 21, sHemOce1.pat.X.cur, whole genome shotgun sequence, encodes the following:
- the LOC132825714 gene encoding transmembrane protein 250 translates to MPVIPIPRRVRSFHGPHTTCLHSACGPVRTTHLVRTKYNNFDLYLKSRWMYGFVRFLLYFSCSLFTSMLWVALSILFCIQYFSIRVSLRFQYKLSIVLLLLGRRRVDFNTINELFIYGIHVTMLLVGGLGWCFMVFVDM